A segment of the Acidimicrobiales bacterium genome:
GCGCCCTTGCGGAGGTTGTCCCCGGACACGAAGAACGCCAACCCGTGGGCCACGCCCGGGTCGCGACGGACCCGTCCCACATAGGACGGGTCGGCGCCGGCGGCCAGCAGGGGAGTGGGCACGTCGACCACCCGGACACCGGGCGCCGCAGCCAGGACCTCACGGGCGCGGGCGACCGGGATGGGCCGCTCGAACTCGGCGTTGAGGCTCACCGAGTGACCCGTGAACACGGGGACCCGCACGCAGGTGCACGACACGCCGAGGTCGGGCAGGCCGAGGATGCGCCGGCTCTCGTTGCGGAACTTGTGCTCCTCGTTGGTCTCGTCGTCCTCCTCGTAGGCGTCGGCGAAGGGGATGACGTTGAAGGCGATGGGCGCCACGTACTTCGTCGGTGGCGGGAAGTCGACGGCGGCGCCGTCCCAGGTGAGCTCGGCCGCCTTGTCGGCCACCGCCCTGACCTGCTCGTCGAGCTCGGCCACGCCCGCCCGCCCGCCACCCGACACGCACTGGTAGGTGGACGCGACCAGCCGGGTCAGCCCGGCCTCATCGTGCAGTGCCTTCAGCGGCGGCATGCACACCATGGTCGTGCAGTTCGGGTTGGCGACGATGCCCTTGGGGATGAACCCGAGGGCGTGGGCGTTGACCTCGGGAACCACGAGGGGGA
Coding sequences within it:
- a CDS encoding aspartate-semialdehyde dehydrogenase gives rise to the protein MKLGVVGATGMVGEVMRSILAERAFPADEIRFFASARSAGTRLPWGTGDIEVEDAATADYSSLHVVLMSAGATLSKELAPRIAAAGPIVVDNSSAWRRDPEVPLVVPEVNAHALGFIPKGIVANPNCTTMVCMPPLKALHDEAGLTRLVASTYQCVSGGGRAGVAELDEQVRAVADKAAELTWDGAAVDFPPPTKYVAPIAFNVIPFADAYEEDDETNEEHKFRNESRRILGLPDLGVSCTCVRVPVFTGHSVSLNAEFERPIPVARAREVLAAAPGVRVVDVPTPLLAAGADPSYVGRVRRDPGVAHGLAFFVSGDNLRKGAALNTVQIAEALASRL